The following are encoded together in the Vigna unguiculata cultivar IT97K-499-35 chromosome 2, ASM411807v1, whole genome shotgun sequence genome:
- the LOC114173536 gene encoding chalcone synthase 17, with the protein MVSVSEIRQAQRAEGPATILAIGTATPPNCVDQSTYPDYYFRITNSEHMTDLKEKFQRMCDKSMIKKRYMHVTEEVLKENPNMCAYMAPSLDARQDIVVVEVPKLGKEAAVKAIKEWGQPKSKITHLIFCTTSGVDMPGADYQLTKLLGLRPYVKRYMMYQQGCFAGGTVLRLAKDLAENNKGARVLVVCSEITAVTFRGPSDTHLDSLVGQALFGDGAAAVIVGSDPIPQIEKPLFELVWTAQTIAPDSDGAIDGHLREVGLTFHLLKDVPGIVSKNIGKALSEAFDPLNISDYNSIFWIAHPGGPAILDQVEQKLGLKPEKMKATRDVLSDYGNMSSACVLFILDEMRRKSIENGLKTTGEGLEWGVLFGFGPGLTIETVVLHSVAI; encoded by the exons ATGGTGAGTGTGTCCGAGATTCGTCAAGCTCAAAGGGCAGAAGGCCCAGCAACCATTCTTGCCATTGGAACTGCGACTCCTCCAAATTGTGTTGATCAGAGCACCTATCCTGACTACTACTTCAGAATCACAAACAGTGAGCACATGACCGATCTCAAGGAGAAGTTCCAGCGCATGT GCGACAAGTCGATGATCAAGAAGAGATACATGCATGTGACGGAGGAGGTCCTGAAGGAGAATCCCAACATGTGTGCTTACATGGCACCTTCTTTGGATGCAAGGCAAGACATAGTGGTGGTAGAGGTACCAAAGCTAGGGAAAGAGGCTGCAGTGAAGGCCATAAAGGAGTGGGGGCAACCAAAGTCCAAGATTACTCACTTGATCTTTTGCACCACCAGTGGCGTGGACATGCCTGGTGCTGATTACCAGCTTACCAAACTCTTGGGACTTCGCCCTTATGTGAAGAGGTACATGATGTACCAACAGGGGTGCTTTGCAGGAGGTACGGTTCTTCGATTGGCCAAGGATTTGGCGGAGAACAACAAGGGTGCCCGTGTGCTTGTTGTGTGTTCTGAGATCACTGCAGTCACGTTTCGTGGCCCAAGTGACACCCATCTAGATAGTCTTGTGGGACAAGCACTATTTGGAGATGGAGCAGCTGCAGTGATTGTTGGTTCTGACCCGATTCCACAGATTGAGAAGCCGTTGTTTGAATTGGTTTGGACTGCACAGACCATTGCCCCAGACAGTGATGGTGCCATTGATGGTCACCTTCGTGAAGTTGGACTCACATTTCACCTCCTTAAGGATGTTCCTGGGATTGTCTCAAAGAACATTGGGAAAGCACTTTCTGAAGCCTTCGACCCATTGAACATCTCTGAttacaactccatcttttgGATTGCACACCCTGGTGGTCCTGCAATTCTTGACCAAGTTGAGCAAAAATTGGGTCTAAAACCTGAAAAGATGAAGGCCACTAGAGATGTGCTCAGTGATTATGGAAACATGTCAAGTGCATGCGTGCTTTTTATCTTGGATGAGATGAGGAGGAAATCAATTGAAAATGGACTTAAAACCACTGGTGAAGGACTTGAATGGGGTGTCTTGTTTGGTTTTGGACCTGGACTTACTATTGAGACCGTTGTTCTCCATAGTGTCGCAATATAA
- the LOC114173143 gene encoding WAT1-related protein At5g40240-like isoform X3 yields MEDLLPAFTFIIAVVFRMEKLDLNLRSCQAKTMGTVVSIAGALIITLYKGFAVTSSVMPNNLFLPSQQSQWLLGGFFLATSTFCGSLSLVIQTWTIKDYPEELMLITIATSFSVILSFVVAFVAEENPKAWILKPDSELVCILYSAILVLSTRSVVYAWACRKKGPVYVAMFSPLGIVIALAMGIVFLGDTLYLGSVIGAATIAVGFYAVIWGQAQEENICEKHGTCSIISSSSSCSETTLLLNKSKDTMVA; encoded by the exons ATGGAAGATCTTCTTCCAGCTTTTACTTTCATAATCGCTGTTGTTTTCAG GATGGAGAAGCTGGACCTAAACCTAAGAAGCTGCCAAGCAAAAACCATGGGGACTGTGGTCTCAATTGCAGGGGCATTAATAATAACTTTGTACAAAGGTTTTGCTGTGACAAGTAGTGTCATGCCAAACAATTTATTTCTCCCATCTCAACAATCACAATGGCTACTTGGAGGATTTTTCCTAGCAACTTCTACCTTTTGTGGTTCACTCTCACTTGTTATACAG ACATGGACAATTAAGGACTACCCAGAGGAGTTAATGCTAATAACCATTGCTACTAGTTTCTCTGTAATCCTATCTTTCGTAGTTGCTTTCGTTGCAGAGGAAAATCCCAAGGCATGGATACTTAAGCCTGATTCGGAATTGGTGTGCATATTGTATTCA GCCATTCTAGTGCTTTCTACACGAAGTGTGGTGTATGCATGGGCATGTCGAAAGAAGGGACCTGTATATGTTGCTATGTTCAGTCCTTTAGGAATTGTGATTGCACTTGCTATGGGGATTGTGTTCTTGGGAGACACTCTATATCTTGGAAG TGTTATAGGAGCTGCTACAATAGCTGTTGGGTTTTATGCTGTGATATGGGGTCAGGCTCAAGAGGAAAATATTTGTGAGAAACATGGAACCTGTAGCATTatctcttcatcttcatcttgttCTGAAACCACCCTCTTGCTGAATAAAAGCAAAGACACAATGGTAGCATAG
- the LOC114173143 gene encoding WAT1-related protein At5g40240-like isoform X2 yields the protein MQGAEVTTVMVVSLFLTVGLNTLKQISHTAQQLHSLQNFSRWLPQTLSYAGLGHSSPTLTSAMEDLLPAFTFIIAVVFRMEKLDLNLRSCQAKTMGTVVSIAGALIITLYKGFAVTSSVMPNNLFLPSQQSQWLLGGFFLATSTFCGSLSLVIQTWTIKDYPEELMLITIATSFSVILSFVVAFVAEENPKAWILKPDSELVCILYSAILVLSTRSVVYAWACRKKGPVYVAMFSPLGIVIALAMGIVFLGDTLYLGSVIGAATIAVGFYAVIWGQAQEENICEKHGTCSIISSSSSCSETTLLLNKSKDTMVA from the exons ATGCAGGGCGCAGAGGTAACAACAGTGATGGTTGTTTCCCTGTTTTTGACTGTGGGTTTGAACACTCTG AAACAGATCTCCCACACCGCTCAACAACTTCATTCTCTTCAGAATTTTTCTCGTTGGCTTCCTCAG ACGCTTTCTTATGCTGGACTTGGACATAGCTCTCCCACTCTCACCTCAGCCATGGAAGATCTTCTTCCAGCTTTTACTTTCATAATCGCTGTTGTTTTCAG GATGGAGAAGCTGGACCTAAACCTAAGAAGCTGCCAAGCAAAAACCATGGGGACTGTGGTCTCAATTGCAGGGGCATTAATAATAACTTTGTACAAAGGTTTTGCTGTGACAAGTAGTGTCATGCCAAACAATTTATTTCTCCCATCTCAACAATCACAATGGCTACTTGGAGGATTTTTCCTAGCAACTTCTACCTTTTGTGGTTCACTCTCACTTGTTATACAG ACATGGACAATTAAGGACTACCCAGAGGAGTTAATGCTAATAACCATTGCTACTAGTTTCTCTGTAATCCTATCTTTCGTAGTTGCTTTCGTTGCAGAGGAAAATCCCAAGGCATGGATACTTAAGCCTGATTCGGAATTGGTGTGCATATTGTATTCA GCCATTCTAGTGCTTTCTACACGAAGTGTGGTGTATGCATGGGCATGTCGAAAGAAGGGACCTGTATATGTTGCTATGTTCAGTCCTTTAGGAATTGTGATTGCACTTGCTATGGGGATTGTGTTCTTGGGAGACACTCTATATCTTGGAAG TGTTATAGGAGCTGCTACAATAGCTGTTGGGTTTTATGCTGTGATATGGGGTCAGGCTCAAGAGGAAAATATTTGTGAGAAACATGGAACCTGTAGCATTatctcttcatcttcatcttgttCTGAAACCACCCTCTTGCTGAATAAAAGCAAAGACACAATGGTAGCATAG
- the LOC114173143 gene encoding WAT1-related protein At5g40210-like isoform X1, translating into MQGAEVTTVMVVSLFLTVGLNTLVKANLSKGMSNYVFVAYSHLFGFSLLLIATTFHYRNRSPTPLNNFILFRIFLVGFLSVSIQTLSYAGLGHSSPTLTSAMEDLLPAFTFIIAVVFRMEKLDLNLRSCQAKTMGTVVSIAGALIITLYKGFAVTSSVMPNNLFLPSQQSQWLLGGFFLATSTFCGSLSLVIQTWTIKDYPEELMLITIATSFSVILSFVVAFVAEENPKAWILKPDSELVCILYSAILVLSTRSVVYAWACRKKGPVYVAMFSPLGIVIALAMGIVFLGDTLYLGSVIGAATIAVGFYAVIWGQAQEENICEKHGTCSIISSSSSCSETTLLLNKSKDTMVA; encoded by the exons ATGCAGGGCGCAGAGGTAACAACAGTGATGGTTGTTTCCCTGTTTTTGACTGTGGGTTTGAACACTCTGGTAAAAGCAAACCTCTCGAAAGGCATGAGCAATTACGTTTTCGTTGCTTATTCCCACCTCTTCGGATTCTCTCTCCTGCTAATCGCAACCACCTTTCATTACAGAAACAGATCTCCCACACCGCTCAACAACTTCATTCTCTTCAGAATTTTTCTCGTTGGCTTCCTCAG CGTTTCCATTCAGACGCTTTCTTATGCTGGACTTGGACATAGCTCTCCCACTCTCACCTCAGCCATGGAAGATCTTCTTCCAGCTTTTACTTTCATAATCGCTGTTGTTTTCAG GATGGAGAAGCTGGACCTAAACCTAAGAAGCTGCCAAGCAAAAACCATGGGGACTGTGGTCTCAATTGCAGGGGCATTAATAATAACTTTGTACAAAGGTTTTGCTGTGACAAGTAGTGTCATGCCAAACAATTTATTTCTCCCATCTCAACAATCACAATGGCTACTTGGAGGATTTTTCCTAGCAACTTCTACCTTTTGTGGTTCACTCTCACTTGTTATACAG ACATGGACAATTAAGGACTACCCAGAGGAGTTAATGCTAATAACCATTGCTACTAGTTTCTCTGTAATCCTATCTTTCGTAGTTGCTTTCGTTGCAGAGGAAAATCCCAAGGCATGGATACTTAAGCCTGATTCGGAATTGGTGTGCATATTGTATTCA GCCATTCTAGTGCTTTCTACACGAAGTGTGGTGTATGCATGGGCATGTCGAAAGAAGGGACCTGTATATGTTGCTATGTTCAGTCCTTTAGGAATTGTGATTGCACTTGCTATGGGGATTGTGTTCTTGGGAGACACTCTATATCTTGGAAG TGTTATAGGAGCTGCTACAATAGCTGTTGGGTTTTATGCTGTGATATGGGGTCAGGCTCAAGAGGAAAATATTTGTGAGAAACATGGAACCTGTAGCATTatctcttcatcttcatcttgttCTGAAACCACCCTCTTGCTGAATAAAAGCAAAGACACAATGGTAGCATAG